The genomic window CATCCACCTTGGTGGCCTTGAGCAGGGCATCCACATCCAGTTCGCTGGCACGCAAGGCCGCCGCGGTATCCGTGCTGAAATAGGGATTTCCCGTGCCGCCCCCGAAGATCACCACCCGGCCCTTGGACAAATGCCGCAGGGCACGGCGTCGAATGAAGGGCTCCGCCACCTGCCGCATTTCAATGGCGGTCTGAACGCGGGTATCCACGCCCTCTTTCTCCAGCGCATCCTGCAAGGCCAGGGCATTGATAACGGTGGCCAGCATCCCCATATAGTCCCCGGTATTGCGATCAATGCCGCGGCTCTCACCCACATGCCCACGGAAAATATTTCCGCCACCCACAACGATCGCGATTTGAACCCCGGTCCGCCGGACTTCCTTGATTTGCCGGGCAAACCCGACCAGCACTTCAGGATCAATGCTGAGTCCGCTTTTCTTGCTTTGCAGCACTTCGCCACTCAGTTTAAGAAGCACCCGCTTGAATTTACTTTTCTGGGTTTTCAAACCTGACATATTACCACCCTCGATGAGTCGAATTGATGAAATTTGTTGAGTAATCGGATGGACGATACGTGAAACAGGCGGGAGTGTAAAGGCTGAACGATGTGGCGCGCCCACGGGGAATCGAACCCCGCTGACTAATGATCACTCAGAAACCATCATTTTATTGGGGTTTCTTACATCGTTATTTGCTCTTTACAAGGGTAGACGTTATGCATATCGTTATGCATAAAAGAGCGGTAAACCATGGCAAGCATACACAAACAAGCAAATAGACCGTATTGGTACTGTGCCTTTTACCAACCGGACGGAACGCGGGCATTCAAATCCACTAAAAAAACGAAACGTTCTGAGGCTATGGCTGTATGCGTCGAATGGGAGCGAGCGGCCAAAATAGGACGTGCAGGCAGGCTATCGGAGAACCAGGCCCGGCAGGTGGTCGCCGACATCTTCATGCGAGCGAATGCCACCACCCTTCCCACTTCTACAACCAAGGAGTTTTTAGCAACTTGGCTATCACGAAAAAACCTTGAACTGGCAGAGTCATCTTTTGTGGAATACAAACGGATCGCCGCCCTATTTCTTAAATACCTCGGGAAGAAGGCAGAGCGGCCGATTGATACGATAAACGCGGCAGACATTATCGGCTGGCGGGCCGACCTTGCCGGGCGTGTAGCCGGAGGAACTGTCAACAAGGGGCTGAAGATCCTGCGTGGTGCCTGGCGACAAGCCCAAAAGGAGCAACTACTCCGGGAAAACGTCTTCCCCGCTGTGGACTTCGTGAAGGAAACCAGACTACACCGCCGGGCTTTCACCATAGGCGAACTCCATAACATTCTTGACGTATGCGATGCTGAATGGCGCGGCATGGTCCTTTTCGGGCTCTACACCGGTCAGCGTCTTGGCGACCTCGCCGGGCTGACATGGGACAATATTGATGCCGTATCGGGTGAACTGCGAATCATTACCGGCAAGACGGATCGGCCTATGGCCCTACCGCTGGCGCAACCCCTTGCCGCCTATATCGCCACCCTACCCGCTGGGGATCACCCCGGCACTCCCCTATTCCCCTGCATCTCCGCCACCATGAAGGCCAGTGGATCAGGAACACTATCACGGCAATTTTACGAAATATTGGCAACCGCTGGTTTAGCAAAAGCCAAATCTCACAAGGTAGCAAAAGGCAAAGGTAAAGGCCGGGATACCCGGCGAACCACCGGCGGGCTTTCATTCCATTGCCTGCGACATACGGCCACCAGCTTATTGAAGAATGCCGGGGTCTCAGACGCCGTTGCCATGGAGATCATCGGCCATGACACCGAAGCCATAAGCCGGGTCTACACGCATATCGAGAAGGGCGCACTACGCAAAGCCATGAACGCCATGCCGGATATAACAGCGGGATCGTCACATTCAACGACATCCTGAGGAACGCCAATAATGACAACCACCCGGAAGAGTATTGCTGATTATCTCGCTACGCTCCCCCCAACGAAACATTCTAAGCCGAAGAGATTTACCAAACTAAAGATGACGCCTGTTCTGGAAGAATTACATCAGTTCCGGACTGCGCTATGTGCACAAGTACGCATTACCAATGGGGAAAAGGTCGCCCCTCTGATCAAGGTATTTTCCACAACCGGCCCATTCCCACTCTCCAGCGAGTTGCCTAGGCCGCCCACGATGCGCGAGATTGCCAGACAATCGTGTTATGAAGTTTCTGAACAAAGGCTTATTTCAAAACATTATTCTGGGCTCAAAGACCCTTGTGCTCAAGGCAGATTCAAAGCACGGTGGAATTGGTGGCAATACAAAGACACTCAGGTTCAGCAATACTTTGAGAGATGTTATTTCGGCGCAAAACGCACATCGAAACATTACAAAATAAAGGACCCCAAATACTATAGAGCCTATTGGGCAGAATTTCATAGTCTTGTGATGTACCACTGGCAGGAATTGGATCGGAGAAGCATTGGGTTGGAATGTTATTTCTATGGGACTCCAAATGAGTCCAAAACATATAAGGACTTTAACAAGTTCGTTGATCACTTCTTTGCGGAAAGGCGACATGAAGCAGTTGAACAAGAGCACTTCGTCCAGGATGGCAAGATAATCTCCGCCAGGCGAAAAAAAGGGACTGCCGCCACTAAAGCGAAAGGCGATGAAAACAAACGGCTATTCCTCGAAGAGTTTCAGCGTGTTGCGAATGATCCTGAGTGCCGGGCGCCGGGCAAAAAGGGCAAGTTATTTGAAACAATCTCACGCCTTGAAAAACGGAATATTTTCGTAAAAGAACGTACTGCACGGGAATATTTGCGCCTTAACAAAAGTGTTGCAAAGGCTTAAGCCTTTGCAGTCCTGATCGCTATTCGCCTCCATCTACCTATGTTTAGATGGAGCCATGAAAACACCAATAGCATCGGATGTAATCGACGGCGGAGATCAATCCGCCCCGGCAGAAATGCCGACGTATCCCTTAACGAACGCCTTACCGCGTAAGGCCAAACACCGTTCGATCGTCCCTCCTCTCGGCCCCCAGTGGATTGGCATTCCATCTGTTGGTCACTGCCCGATCACAGGGTTGAGCAGGCCTCACATCTACAATCTGATCGCAGCCGGTTTGATTCGGTCTGCATGCCTACGTCAACCCGGCGCGATTCGTGGACGGCGCTTGGTTTACCTCCCTTCCGTCCTGGCATACCTCGACAAATGCGCTGACGAGGAGACCTTACGGTTCGAGCAGGTACGAGAGGGAGCGGCATAACCATGACCTCCTCGAAAGGCTTCACCCTGCCGACCATATCAGATCGAGGTGGAAAGTGAACTCCGCCTTCTGCCACCGATGCCAGCACGAGACCGCGACGACGTTCCTGAAATTGTCCACCGGCCATATCGGGAACCTATGTGCCGAATGCCGGACGGCACGCCGGGGCCGCCCCTATGTCTCACGAGAATTTGCCGCAGCCAACACCCCGGACGGGGTAGAAGGACGGATCAATGAGCTTCAAGGCCATGGACGCTGTATTCGCTAAATCGCAAACTAAAGGACCAGAGCGGGCCATCATGATGGTATTGGCACACCACGCTAATGAGAGTGGATTCTGTTGGCCATCGATTTCGCGTATTGCGGGTTATGCCGGACTCCATGACCGCACGGTTAAAAAGTGCCTTCACCGTATTGCCAAGAGCGGAGAAATCGCCATCGAATACCGGTCGGCTGAAGTCAAGACACGCGGAGGCCGTCAAACGTCCAACGGGTATCGGATTATGTTGTTAGGTGGTGGCCGTGGTTCACTACCTTTGACACCCAAGGTAGTGGCCGACACTCCCCAAGGTAGTGACTCAAGTTCACCCAAGGTGGTGGCCGACAGTCCTCAAGGTGGTGGCCGACGTTCACCCGAATCATTAATGAACCATAATCCTGAATCACCAATGAACCACTATACAGGAGGTCAACGCCATGAATACCGTATGCCGTTATTACCGTCACAAGAACGATCATCTCCAAGCCCTGAAAGCCTCGAACCATATTAAGGAGAAGCCTGAT from bacterium includes these protein-coding regions:
- a CDS encoding tyrosine-type recombinase/integrase; its protein translation is MAVCVEWERAAKIGRAGRLSENQARQVVADIFMRANATTLPTSTTKEFLATWLSRKNLELAESSFVEYKRIAALFLKYLGKKAERPIDTINAADIIGWRADLAGRVAGGTVNKGLKILRGAWRQAQKEQLLRENVFPAVDFVKETRLHRRAFTIGELHNILDVCDAEWRGMVLFGLYTGQRLGDLAGLTWDNIDAVSGELRIITGKTDRPMALPLAQPLAAYIATLPAGDHPGTPLFPCISATMKASGSGTLSRQFYEILATAGLAKAKSHKVAKGKGKGRDTRRTTGGLSFHCLRHTATSLLKNAGVSDAVAMEIIGHDTEAISRVYTHIEKGALRKAMNAMPDITAGSSHSTTS
- the pyrH gene encoding UMP kinase, with product MSGLKTQKSKFKRVLLKLSGEVLQSKKSGLSIDPEVLVGFARQIKEVRRTGVQIAIVVGGGNIFRGHVGESRGIDRNTGDYMGMLATVINALALQDALEKEGVDTRVQTAIEMRQVAEPFIRRRALRHLSKGRVVIFGGGTGNPYFSTDTAAALRASELDVDALLKATKVDGIYTADPVKNPKAKRYARISYQEAIAKQLKVMDAAAFALCMENDIPIIVFDFFKPGNLGKVVAGESIGTLVTE
- a CDS encoding helix-turn-helix domain-containing protein, whose translation is MSFKAMDAVFAKSQTKGPERAIMMVLAHHANESGFCWPSISRIAGYAGLHDRTVKKCLHRIAKSGEIAIEYRSAEVKTRGGRQTSNGYRIMLLGGGRGSLPLTPKVVADTPQGSDSSSPKVVADSPQGGGRRSPESLMNHNPESPMNHYTGGQRHEYRMPLLPSQERSSPSPESLEPY